GTTAGTTTTACTCCATTTTGTGTCACAATTTACAATGAAATGTGTAAAAACATTTAACACTGTGATCTGTTTACACTGTTAGAGTAAAATTATTTCACTACATAGAGTAGTTTCCACTCTAAATAGGCTATTCTTAAAATACACTATATAgtgtatatttattttattttaatgaaaTAGTAATGTTTTTAACTGCTATAATATAAGACAATACACACCATCAGGTACTGTAGCACCATTTATTTCCTGATAACTCCTCAGAGATAACAATATGGGACAACATACATAGTGGTGTCATTCTCTCCACATGACATTTTTATGTCAAAAGGCCTTATCTTGAGCCAATTACAAGCTCCACTGGCTCCACAGTTTCCCAGTTACTGGTAATAAATTTTGATCTGAATTTGTAATCTGAATTTAGAGCTGTGAATGGATTCTCTAATTGGTTAAAACATCCCTCCACATTCTTGCATGTTTCAGTGTCTCTTTGATCACGAAATACACCCTGGATGACTGACTCTTTTGCATGCTCATGAATTTCCTGCACAATATCCTCCATAGAGGTCACAAAAGAATTAACAACAGACTGGGCTACACCTGCTGCCTTTAGATCTGAAATGACAGAGGCACAACTATTTACAAGGTGTTCTGACGATAATGCTGGCTCTGACTCAACCTCAGCCTCATATGTCTCTTCTGCGGGATTTGCATTAGTACTATCAAGAACAGTTTGACAATGTGGTGGTTCAGTTTCAACAATAACATCACATGCACTATTCACATGACACTTATTCAGATGCTTCCTAAGACCAGAAAAACTATTGAAAAAACGTGAGCATCCCACTTGGCCACATTGAAAATAAAGAGTCCTTCCCGTACAGAGTCCATGTATTACTTTGAGGTGCTTTACTAGATTGTTTGCGTCACcaaagacattgctgcaaagaaAGCACCTCATTGTTTAATTTCAAGAGTGCCTAACGCATCATTCTCGCTCGCAACTCTGCAATTCTTGGCGTTTCCTTAGTTTTCCCCACGTCAATGTTGTAAATGGTAGTTTGCAGAAAAGTGAACAAGTTGTTCAAGACAGGACTATAAGATGTACCAAACACATAGTGGGCCTTGAAGAGCTCATCCAGGGCTCCAACCGAGCTGGTGGCTTGGCATGGAAGTGCATGCTTGTCGATGGCAATGAAGAAAGAGTGAATGCTGCTTTTTGTGGGTCCCTGAGCAAGGAGGTAGGGCTGACTGCTTTGAGCGATGTTGTCAAGATGCTGCTGCACGCTTGTTCCCGTCTATAACAAAACACATTCAACAACACTATTTATTAAAACAATAACATGAGATCACTCCAATCTCTAAACAATTTAAGGATTCAAGAATTTTATGTCACATGCATAGAATTACTTGCGCAAAGCACATGCAGTGAAACTAAGGTTCTCCAGAAGAAAGAAAGGTTCAAAGggaagagtgctgtgtgtgggaTAGGTGCTCGTAGTAGTATGTGGTGTataacgtttgtgtgtgtgtgtgtgtgtgtgtgtgtgtgtgtgtactgtagaacTTTGAGTGATGACAGAAATGAGATAGATAAAATGATACAATGATGTTTGAGGGGATGCacggctgcagtgtgtgtgtttgggggtgagTGATGTTTGAGTGTAGGGTGGTGTTGACAAAGGGGTAGTGGAgtgtgggtggggtggagttggggtgtgtgtgtatgatagtagAGTGATGTTTGAGGGGGGTGTGGTGTTGAtggcggggtgggggggtagtgGAGTGATGTTTGAGGGTATGTGGTGAGGGGTGGTGTGATGTTTGGAGTTTGAGGTGTTGTTGGtagggggtgggtggtggtgggagggatGAGGTTTGATTAATGTCTAGTGTACCTTTTGGAAT
Above is a genomic segment from Alosa sapidissima isolate fAloSap1 chromosome 4, fAloSap1.pri, whole genome shotgun sequence containing:
- the LOC121706839 gene encoding uncharacterized protein LOC121706839 isoform X2, producing MFGEQTANKFLERWPTTFKAGVIKESHGLVPSTDLLDLMRNAETSTEVEKGWDSDMSAIILLLHLLPPSAQGRKRPGKISASNAVDHLIKFQKTGTSVQQHLDNIAQSSQPYLLAQGPTKSSIHSFFIAIDKHALPCQATSSVGALDELFKAHYVFGTSYSPVLNNLFTFLQTTIYNIDVGKTKETPRIAELRARMMR
- the LOC121706839 gene encoding uncharacterized protein LOC121706839 isoform X1, with protein sequence MKHLIEQDFRVMFGEQTANKFLERWPTTFKAGVIKESHGLVPSTDLLDLMRNAETSTEVEKGWDSDMSAIILLLHLLPPSAQGRKRPGKISASNAVDHLIKFQKTGTSVQQHLDNIAQSSQPYLLAQGPTKSSIHSFFIAIDKHALPCQATSSVGALDELFKAHYVFGTSYSPVLNNLFTFLQTTIYNIDVGKTKETPRIAELRARMMR